GCCTTTCCGTCGACTTCAATCTCAATCTCTCTGATAAACCTTTCAGATCTTACAATAACAGACGATATTTTTTAATGGATGGCACAAACAAGCATGTATACCGATATAAGCATCAAGAGTTCAAATGAAAGTGGTGCCATTCTAGATAATGAAAAGTCATAGATGATAGAAATGCCCGTAATGCATCACTCGTGACAGGCATCCATTACAACAGCCAAACTTTCCGAAGTGATAATTACGGCACCAAGTACACACTCGAATAAAAAATCCCACATCAGATGCAAACTGAGACTCGCTAATAAAGAtcctcaaaaaaatcaaagcctCCCTTTACATCAAGCAAATTCCAAAATTCTCAAAGCATATCTCGAGCTAGTTTGGCTTTCGCATATTACGTCCAGCACGAATTACTTCATCCACCAGTAGCAACTGGGATGCGATTACAGGCCTGCAAGCAGAAGAGCAGCATCACATTTATTCATGTCAGCAGAAAACAATGGGCAAAGGCGGATTGACagcttgaaattttaaaaagaattcgGGGAAAAAAAGATTTTCCAATATGCTTTCATTGATATGTGGATAATGATTTTGATGGAGAAAAATGCTACCGTTCTTCTCAAGGTATATAGCTCATTAGGTCAAACTATGAACAAGAAACTCGTTCATATCCCTAAAGGCTTCAGGCACTGTCTttttccccaaaaaaaaattgaaattcgtCAAATTACTGAATGTAAAGGCCATTTGCCCAAAAAATTTACTGCCCAAAACATACtaactaaaaattaataattacaaaagAGGTGACGAAagagaataattaaaaattatagcaGCAAAATCCCAATAATAATTCCCACATACCCTGAGTTTATGATCTGGCGCTTCACAGAGTAGTTATCAAAAATACCCTCCATTTTGGGGTCGATGGGCTCCCCCGTGTGCTGGTTTAATCCCACGATATTTCCATGTTCGTGCTCTCCCTGAACATGCAGATGGCATTACAATGCTCAAATATGCTTATTCTTCACTTTTCCCCTTCTTTAATAAAGGGAACAAAAAGAAcgtaaataataaatttcaaagTGGGTATACCGTAAGAGCAATGATCACATCTTGAGTGTCAAGCCCAGAGTTCTCAGCAAGTGTCTTGGGAACCACAAGAAGAGCATCAGCAAAAGCTTGAACGCCGAGTTGGGCACGCTGATCCAAGTTTGTAAAACCAAATATGATtagaagtaaattttttttcataggtAAACCACAGGTTTTGAAAGAAATTCTATGATTTAAAACATTTTGGAGACATTTTGTTACCCCTTGAACAGTCTTCTTTATTTTGTTTACAAGGTATTGGCTGGCTGCGACTTCAAAAGCTCCAGCACCCTgaataaaagacaaaaaacaCACCTTAAATCATCTTAAAATATAAACCGGCCAAATATATAAACACATTTTTTGACAAGCAAAAATGTAAGGATGGCGTAAAGGTTAGCCTTAGAAGTTAAGAATATGCAAAAAATGACCAATCCTAACACTAACAGGTCAATCAGTGCCTAACAAGCAATTAAGATAAACATTTTGTGCAGTTAGCATGGACATTAAGATAAAAACTATCcaggaacctttttttttttctatcggtatacaaaatttcattcaacataagaataggcaaaagcccaggTATAACTATCcaggaaattaataaaatgcaaTCCTGGAATGTCCATGATACAAATAACCTagaatgatatttatttttatcatggaCATTAACGTAAACACCATCCAGGAGATTCGTAAAAATGATAGAAAGTTCAACTCTTCATGCAAATTCTAAGAAACTTCTATAGAGGCGACTCACCAAGACAACAGCTTCGTCTTCAATAGTATTTTTCACTGCCCTCAAGCCATCACGAACAGCATCCTTTATTTGGGCAATAGTATGGTCGTTAGGCCCTGACCATTATAGAAGGCGATGAGGATCAAATCACAACTGAATAGCAAAGGCTAAGAAAAAATCATGTCACTACAGCCACTAGGTCAAGTGGTTACAAAAATAGTTCAAGTACCTTTTATTAAGATCGTACACGAAAGAGGGTTCTTCACATTTTCAACGAAGGTATACTTCTCCTCCCCAAGGATATGTTCATAGACCAGTCCAGCCCAACCAAGGCAGTCAGGAGTCAAATCATCTACAGAATTTACAGCCTCACCTCCACAGGCCAAAACCAACCGTTCCATATTTCTCCTCTTCGCTCTTCGGAGTGCAATTATCTAGAAAATCAGTGCATTTAACAAATTCAAAATAAGTCTCCCCCTTTTTTCACCAACACTCGTTGAGGATTACATTTGGTAACAAAAAGTAATAATGACTAAAGCATAGGCTACATTTAGACAATAACAGAGACCAATCAATACATgctgaaaaataatataaacatgtCAAGACTTACCCCTGCTCTTGCAAGAAGGTCAAGTGATGGGGGATCAATTCCCTTCTGATTAATGACAACAAAGTTATAGTCATTACCAGCACAAACCTGCATAAACAAAAGTTATAAACCGCAAATGCAACGTACCCACATTTATATCCTCAAAGGCATTCttatcaccaaaaaaaaaaaaaaaaaaaaatttgaaagcatCCTGAAGTGACAACCTTATTTTTCAGGTCAATGATTTTTTGAACTCTTTCATCAACCTGACGCCTTTCGGCTGCAACCATTGCCTCTCTCTGCTCTGCATTTGAGTAGAAAAAGCCTGCATTTATTTCACTGAGAGGAAACTATTATTTCAACGTGTccactcatattttttttttatatgtaaaagataaatattattgatcagAATAACATAGGCATGGCCCAcgtacacatgaagtatacatAAGACACCCAAGTACATTCTATGAGCGATGAATTAAAGATAAGAAATCATGAACATTGTCCCCGTTTAGTACAATAGTGGAAAACCAAAGCAGTAAAGTGTGGAGAAAAAAGTTCTTCTGCTCCGTCATAGTGCGTTCCTTGTCTTCAAAGCAGCGCGCATTTCTTTCcgaccaaatacaccacatgatacacaagGGGGTGTCCACACACAAATATTGATAATATCAAATGATGTTAACTTATTACTtgtgcaggaaaaaaaaaaaacacacacacacacacacacacccctaTAACCCCGACCAAATTGTTGATcaacaagaacaaaaagaaaaataatatatgcatctatcaattatattttctttagagagtaatatacattatattatttcTAAGGAGGAAAGATGACATGACATAGTTATTTCTACTTGTTAATTACCTAAACTTATTTTATCTTCTGGATAATCTATACCCACCTACATATTAACATTTATAAGTAAtctaaaaactaacaacattgaaataaaaaaaccaaatccTCCAAAACCTCAACATATGTAGTCTGATTTCCTTCCTTAATTGAATATACGTCTCCATACTCACCTTTTATCATACTCCAAAGAGACATTAGATGTCAAAATGTAACAATTCTCAGCTCGTCGCTTCATATCAGGATGTCTGGAGCCATGATCAAGGACAAGACCCTCAACCTACAAAAGAACATGATTTGAGACCAGAACCTGTATGATATTGAAATGTAACTCATGAATAATATAAACGAAGCTATTGTTAAGCTTACACCATATAAAGATACcattggtaatttttttttttatataggtaaaCCGTTCATAGATTATATGGTAAAAGATCAATGGAAGCCTTGCGACTGCCAAGTGTCTTCCTAATAATGTGAGAAAAGACTTCAGCCACCAAACATAATAGATGCACCATCACATACTTCCCTAAGCTcctatatttattaaaagaaatgctAACAACATTCTTGCCCATCAAACACAAATGATAGTCCAGGTAGAATGCTTAAAAACGCATTCTTCAATTGTGACCAACACTCTTGACCATAAAAAGTGAATCCAAAGATAAATGTgcattaaaaaatgtaaatataaagaaaaaattaccaACCCACCGActctaaaaataaaacagaatgtCACAAACAAATGAAGGTTTTTCTAAGGTAGCAGGTAACCCCCAATTGATGctgaaaacaatcacacaagcAAGAATTCCAAGCAATCAAGGATCTTGCATATGCCTTGAGTTACAACTTTTTCGGTAAGTATATAATACAAAAGTCCATAACTATTTTATATTGCTTGGAAGGGGACCAGAAAGCAGACCAACAACTATAATTTATAAACATACCAAGCGCGTGTCAACGTCAAATTTATGACGCATGTGCATGATCTCCACCATAAACAGATCGATGGCTTCCTCAGGCTTGCGAATGCAAAGCACCTGTCACATACAAATAGTTAACTACACACCGAAATGCAAAGGTCTTGCACAAAATGCTAACTGCATGATCCAGTAAACGAAGAGGTTATGTAGTATAATTATCAGTCTCTCATTCCAACATTAATAAATTTCAACATCTTCAAACTCACCGCATTGACAACTATATCAGTCAATTGGTCTGCAAGTGCTTCATACAACTGTAGACAGAAAAAATGGTCAAAATCCTGTAAAAAGGTAGGTTAATACAAACTCAATAGTTTTGAGTGGCACAATACCCATGGCTTTGTCCTCCACCtctttttaggaaaaataaagagGGGAGGAGGTGCCATTTGATCAAAATACTATTTTATGAACAGTGAAAATGATCAAacgatttatttcatttaaattttagctGAAAGAAATCAAAGCTAAGGTAAAACCCATGCCACTTCATTGTTTTTTTAaaggtaaacaaaattttatttatcgtaagaataggcaagagcccaaTTATACATGACATATAAAATAACATAGCCTATGCATGCTCAAGTATATACAAGATCCTAAGCATACCTCATCTTTTTTAcacggaaaaagaaaataaacgagACATTGCAAGTTACCTTAgttctacttataaaaaaaaaaaaaacaaattaccTTAGTTCTGAGTGTTGTCCTTGCTACCATTTTCAGAATCTCTTTGTCAGGCTCATCGCCCATAACAACTGAATTCTTGAATTTCTCAAGAAATTGAAGGGTTGCTCTTTTAGCAATCTCAAAACCGTCAACCAATACACGGGGATGCATTCCTAGAACAAGCATGTCTCAACAATGTATATAATAAAGGAgtgacaagaaaaaataaaatatcttgcTTGTAAACccatgtgtacttgggcaatGCCTATTTACTTGCCTTAGTAAAACCTCTTATTActtaatcaaaaaaaaaaaaaaaaaaaaaaacctctttcCAGCCTTGCTTTAACGAGAAAActcataaacataaaaaaattttcctcatctttcttCACAggaaaaattcttttgggaaaacCTGGCAACACTAACTCATTTTACTTGGGCTAGTAAAATCCCGACTACCTATATGGAATGTGATACAAATTGAAGATGCTTCTAGCATAACAAGGCtgtcaatttatttaataactGTCGAGTAAATATTGGGAGCTGAAGTAGATATCCCATCCTTCAACAAAATAGCAATTTCAGTTAGCCTTTAAAAAACACACTATTAGTTTATATTATTCATCCTACTTTCAAAGAATAGTTACAACATAATCAAGCTAAGTTTGAACATGAATCCTACTTGGATCGAGCTCAAGCAACCCAGAAAAGCTCAAGTTGAGCTCAAGCTCGAGTTAAATATAATCAAATCAAGTTTGACAAGGCATTACTCGCTTGAATTTGGCCCAATTACAGCCCAAGGTGAAAGAGAACCATAAATTATGTTTTGGATTTTCTATGATTTGTTGCAACTGAGTTCACAATTTTACTTTGATTAGCATCCTCACCTTCATCAATGTAACGTTCTGATTGTTTCATAAGCTCGCCAATAAAAAGCACGGTAGAAGTTGTGCCATCTCCACTGATATCATCTTGGGCAACAGCTGTTCTAGCAATCATAATTGCTGTAGGGCTTTGAATTTGCTGTGACCATTGATGAAACATCAAACAAGAAAGCactttttagaaaaatacataAGAGTGTTTAATACATTGCCCAGAACTTCTGCATAAATTTTAAACATGAGCATCTGAATGTTCAGGAGGAAGTATTAATCTGCGATCACTAACATTCAATAagtaattatttttctatattagtCCAATGtcctcaataaaaaaaaaaataaaacaaactttaatcattaaattgtGCCAAGCTCTACAGGTCCTCATCAACTAATCAAAGTCTGCCACGTTTATTCTCTTGCGTCTTTATACCCAATCTAAAATCATACTGTCTTTCCCTATTTATCACATCCTACtactttaaaaagaataaatagtaataataacaCAAGCATATCCTTCTTCACCACATCTATCCTCTGTTCACCACATTCTTCTTGATCCAAAAATAGTTCTTAACCCTAGATAATTCGATTTTACAGAATCGAAATTCAAAATAGTTCGGaattaacatatattatattttctatgCACGTAGAGGCAGTATATGAAGCAAATGGCACTCAAATAAATACTcagatatatttttaaaaaattcaataaacgCTACAGTTTAGTGGTTCTACCACGTGCTGCACAGATTGTACCGTGAACTAAAGAATCCTAAAGATCTAGGGCTTACGAGAAAGATaggaggagaaaaagagagaactgACCATTTCCTTCAAGAGAGTGTTGCCGTCTTTAGTGAGCTTGATGTCGCCTGCCCCACCAACAAGcctggaaaagaaaatatgagaaaatcaGAGAGAAAAATCGGGGAATATATATTTGATCGGTAAAagtaaccaatatatatatatatatatagagagagagagagagagagagagagagagcattatAAAGGAAGAAAAGATGTACATCTTGATGGTGCCCTTGGGGCCGAGGTTGGTCTTGAGGACGTCTTGCAAACCTTTGGCGGCATTGATGTTCATGTGCAGTGCCGCCGATTTGTTTAGAACCTCCGCGTTTGGATTCAGCACTCTCAGCGA
This is a stretch of genomic DNA from Carya illinoinensis cultivar Pawnee chromosome 3, C.illinoinensisPawnee_v1, whole genome shotgun sequence. It encodes these proteins:
- the LOC122302804 gene encoding T-complex protein 1 subunit zeta 1-like, whose amino-acid sequence is MSLRVLNPNAEVLNKSAALHMNINAAKGLQDVLKTNLGPKGTIKMLVGGAGDIKLTKDGNTLLKEMQIQSPTAIMIARTAVAQDDISGDGTTSTVLFIGELMKQSERYIDEGMHPRVLVDGFEIAKRATLQFLEKFKNSVVMGDEPDKEILKMVARTTLRTKLYEALADQLTDIVVNAVLCIRKPEEAIDLFMVEIMHMRHKFDVDTRLVEGLVLDHGSRHPDMKRRAENCYILTSNVSLEYDKSEINAGFFYSNAEQREAMVAAERRQVDERVQKIIDLKNKVCAGNDYNFVVINQKGIDPPSLDLLARAGIIALRRAKRRNMERLVLACGGEAVNSVDDLTPDCLGWAGLVYEHILGEEKYTFVENVKNPLSCTILIKGPNDHTIAQIKDAVRDGLRAVKNTIEDEAVVLGAGAFEVAASQYLVNKIKKTVQGRAQLGVQAFADALLVVPKTLAENSGLDTQDVIIALTGEHEHGNIVGLNQHTGEPIDPKMEGIFDNYSVKRQIINSGPVIASQLLLVDEVIRAGRNMRKPN